The segment CGTCCGATGTAATCTTCAATAAGTTTAATAGATAGCTTTACTGTACACTTCTTAATAAGATCTGTGCTTCTTCCAACCATTATGAGATGACCATCTTCAGTTAAGTAACAAATATCTGATGTTGGATACCAACCATTTTCTAAACATGAAGTACCATCCAGATatgtttttgctatatatttgcTTCGAAAATACAAATAGCCTGTCTTTCCAGTATCCACAACTCTCTTCTCCTCGTCAACAATTTTGATTTCTGTTCCTGCAGCTGGTCGCCCGAGCATTCCTTGTCGATGTTCTGAAATGTTTTCTAGAGTAAACACTTTGTAAGATACGAAAATAGATTCAGTACTTCCATAGCCAACTAAGAAGGAATCTGCAACCTTCAAGGCATGTTCTATTGTTTCTCGGGTAATCATGTCTCCACCTGATATTAGCATATTGAGACGGAAATCGCGGTCGCTAAGTCGCTTCACATCTTGGGGTGCAACTCCAACCATGTTACATTCTTCACTCTGCCATATCTTTATAACAAAATCGAGGTTCTTCGGATCATTCAACATTTCTACGTCTCCACTAACATGCAATGATCCTCTGGTTACCACATTCGAAGGATATCCTCCAATATATCCCATTGGCCGACCACTAAACATGATAAGACGAGAACTCTCATTAAAATCTGAATCAGGTAAGTTTACATATCCAAAATGGCTGTGACAGATACCTTTGGGCACACCAGTGCTTCCTGAAGTCTGATTAATGGATGCAATATCTTCTGGGTCAATGTAAGGAAACTCAACCTCGTCATCGTCACTTATTTCTGCCATCAATTTAGCAGCAGATAAAGCATTGGCTGGTCTGTGTGTATTGGACACATCAATGGCAAACTTCAAATCTGGACACACTTCGCAAGATACTTTTCCATTATCGCTTATTTGTGCAATGGATAAGAAACTGTCCCAAATAGATTTGGATCCAAATACAACAGCACTACATCCTTTTGTAATAGATTTCATATCTGCTAATCCAAACATTAATCTCATAGAATATGCTCCAGTCATCATGATTCCAATATCGTAACTCATCCATTCTACACAGTTAGGAACACAAAATGCAATCTTGTCTCCTTTTTCAATGCCTAGTTTCATCAAAGCCTTTGCGAACTTCACAGCTCCATCGTACATCTCTTTCCTGTAAAGAAAAGtagtatatttaacatatatgctCCTAAGTACATAGTTGC is part of the Octopus sinensis linkage group LG8, ASM634580v1, whole genome shotgun sequence genome and harbors:
- the LOC115215044 gene encoding medium-chain acyl-CoA ligase ACSF2, mitochondrial-like isoform X2 is translated as MSSYLHTKEDSQVSYETIPERLRKRAEKYPDRVTIVCYDAEFKRHQITMKEMYDGAVKFAKALMKLGIEKGDKIAFCVPNCVEWMSYDIGIMMTGAYSMRLMFGLADMKSITKGCSAVVFGSKSIWDSFLSIAQISDNGKVSCEVCPDLKFAIDVSNTHRPANALSAAKLMAEISDDDEVEFPYIDPEDIASINQTSGSTGVPKGICHSHFGYVNLPDSDFNESSRLIMFSGRPMGYIGGYPSNVVTRGSLHVSGDVEMLNDPKNLDFVIKIWQSEECNMVGVAPQDVKRLSDRDFRLNMLISGGDMITRETIEHALKVADSFLVGYGSTESIFVSYKVFTLENISEHRQGMLGRPAAGTEIKIVDEEKRVVDTGKTGYLYFRSKYIAKTYLDGTSCLENGWYPTSDICYLTEDGHLIMVGRSTDLIKKCTVKLSIKLIEDYIGRHPSVDAVVVVPIPDQAVGERVCACVTLLPNHEFKEEELKKFCTETMPDPDNFDCVSMHPDYILYFPSFPLLASGKFDRKTIASLALKKIKNM